The stretch of DNA AGATATAGTGCATTTGGAACACTTTGATAAAGCAATGAATATGCTAAATACCCAAATAGGACACCTATTTCGATATTATAGTTCTTCTTAGAGGTCTTTGGATTATCAAATAAGTAGGAAATCACCATCATAATTAAGAATACAGTGATAACCAATCTTAATGCTACATAACCATCAAGGTTGATGCCATTATCAAAGATTCCAAATAACCAATTTGCAAACTCCATAATCCCGTTTGGATAGAATGTGATTAATACTAATAAGAAACTGACTAAGCCTTTTGACTTATACATTGCCCAAATCGCAATGAAACTGATGATTAGTAGTGGTATGTACTGAATGAGCGAGTCAATGAAATTGAATTTGTCATTGATGCGTTCATATACGCCGTAAAACGTCAAAAGCACAACAATAATCAGTTGAACTAATTCTGGTAAAGCCTTATGTAACTTCATAAAATAATCTCCTTATATTTTTACCCTAAAATAGGGGTTTTAACGTGTTTTGTCCACCATTTGGTGATAAGATACTTTAGCTTGTAAAAACGTCTCTAAATCATGAAGAATGTGGAATAATAACGCACGTTCTTCAAACTCATCTCTGGTTACAGGAAGCGGTTTAGTCTTAAACTCTTCTCGTAGGTTATTGAGGGATACTAATAATGGTCGTGCCATATTATCTTTACCAATCCCATCTTTGACTTTTGATAAGAACTCGATGATTGTATGTTTGTATTCCGTTTTAATAACCTTAAATAAGTCATTTTGAATTTCTACCAATACACGAAGTTGTTCCTTCCTCATAATAACATACTCGATGTTCATATCTTTAGGTGAGAATAACTTGTTTTCTGATTCTCTTTGAATTCTAGACATCGCTTTTTCAATAAGAACCGATAACGCACTAAAATTAGGTTTAACCTCATTAACGATATCACTAATACTATTTCTAAGTTCTTGGTCGATCGAATTTATTTCTAGTTCTATTCTTTTTTGAAAACTCGGCATGTATAAGTTAATCAGTAATGCAATAATCACGCCAACTAATAAAATGTATACAGCATTCAAGGCAAGACTGAGATTCGCCCCTAAAAGAATATGTGACACTAACACGGTTGTGACTACGATGCCATCGTCTACCTTTAGATAGAAAGCAAGCGGTACGAATAAAAATAAAGCTAGAATGAATGCATATAACTCAAATCCTAATAGTTTAAAGACGACAACCGATATGGTTAATCCAATCAATGAAGCAATTACACGCTTAATGGCGATATTGATCGATTGTCGTTTGGTTTTTTGAATGGATAGTATGACGATTACGCCTGCAGTAACACTATAAGATAGTCCTAATAGCTCGGACAACTCAATAGCAATAAATGCGCCAAAAACCATTTTAAGCGCTTGTATCATCCATGGTTTCATGTTTGTCCTCTTTCATAAAAAACCAGCTATTTCTTGCTGGTATTTTTGTATTCCTTATATAGTTCATAACATTCCATGACATATGAGTGGTCAAATGGAAGTTCTTTATTCTCAATCATTTTGATTAAGTCTTGTAGTTCTTTCTCGACAATCTCTTTAATGTCATCCGAATAACGGAACTTGAGTTGATGTTTTAAATACTCATCCTCGTCCAAAATTTTAAGTGATCCATCTCGTGAGACTCTAACATCCAAATCATAATCTATGTATTTCACCGCTTCACCATCATAAAGATAAGGACTCGAGAGGTTACAATAATAATAGATGCCATCGGATTTTAACATACCAATTACGTTAAACCATTTGTCTTTGAAAAAGTAACAGATTGCAGGTTCCTTAGTCATCCAGTTTCTGCCATCTGACTCAATCACTCTGGTTTTATAATTTCCGAGAATAAGACAATTCTCAGTTTGTTTGATCACGGTTGCCGTTCTCCAAATTCGATGTAGTGTTTTGTTGTGTTTATAACTATGAATTTGGACGGCGTCACCAACATTCAGTGGTTTCATAAAACTCACCTCCATAAATTACATTTATTATATCATGAATCCGTAACCAGCTAAAATGATTTATATATAAATGATCAGAGAAAACGAATGATAGTAGAAATATATACTCAAAATAAATATGCATAAAATATTATCATTCATACTAAAAATATGTATTGAATATATTTATATAACAAAAAACGGCTTTATTAAGCCGTTATTATTTACATGGTGTGGATAATGAGATTTGAACTCACACAGCCTAAAAGCCACATGCCCCTCAAACATGCGCGTCTACCATTCCGCCATATCCACAAAGTAAAGGGTATAACCTAAATTATACCCATTGAATGTTTACTCAACTGCTACTATATAAGCGTAAATATCTTGTTTACCATTGATAATTTCGACTTCAATATCTTCGTTAATGGTTAGTAGGTATTCCTTAACCAATTGAACTTCAGATTCTTCAACGTCTTTACCAAAGAATAGTGTAACAATCTCGGATGTCTCCTTAACAATCGAGTCTAATAAGCCTTTAATAGCTTCTAAACGATTTGGAATGGATACTAAGATGTTTCCTTTTGAAATACCGATGAAATCGCCTTTTTGGATCTTTACACCGTTCATTTCTGTATCTCGAACTGCATAGGTTAATTCACCTGTAGTCATATTTGAGATAATTTCGCTCATAGATTCAATATTATCATCAACTTCTTGTGTATTATCAAATACCATTAGTGATGCATAACCTTGTCCAACACTCTTAGTCTTTAAGACACGAATGTTTTCGTCTTCACAAAGGGTTAATGTTTGTTCAGCAGATAGAATTACGTTAGAGTTATTAGGTAAAATGATGACATTTTCAGCATTAACAGCTTTTACAGCCTTAATAAACTCTTCTGTAGGTGGGTTCATTGTTTGTCCACCATCAATGATGTAGTCTACGCCAAGTTCTTTGAAAGCTTGTTTAATGCCATCTCCAAAGCATACAGCGATAACACCATATTTAGAACGTTCTTCTTTAACAGTTTGATAGCTTTCTTCTTTATGGTCATGATTGTGGTCATGTTCATGAAGACTATCAACCACTTGACCGTGTTGTAATCTCATGTTTTCAACCTTCATTGTTTGAAGATCACCATATTTTTGACCTAAAGTGATTGCAACACCTGGTTGGTTAGTATGTACGTGTACTTTTACAAGTTCTTCGTCTTGAACTAACACTAAAGAATCCCCCATTTGAAGTAGGGTATTTCTTAGATTCTCTTGGTCAAAGTCTTGAATGTTATGTAATTTAACAATAAATTCTGTACAATAACCGAATTCAATGTTGAAATCTTCGATATTCTTACCTTGGAAGCCTTCTTCGTGTTGAGGTACTTCTTGAACATCTTGTTTTAAGGCTAATGTTTGGCCTTGTGCAGCCAATAACATACCTTCGATGATCTTAATAAAACCAGCTCCACCCGAGTCAACTACACCAGCTTGTTTTAATACTGGTAATAATTCTGGGGTCTTGTCTAGAGATCTTTGAGCTTGAATTAAGTAGCATTGTAATACGTCTTCAACCGATTTTAGTTTTGGTCTTTCACGTAGTACATTTTCTGCAGCTTCTCTAACAACTGTTAGAATGGTTCCTTCAACGGGTGTCATAACGGCACGATAAGCCATTTGGTATCCACCAACTAAAGCAGCGATGAATTCATCGACTGTTGCTGATCCATTTTTGATTTTTGCCATTTCGCTATAAACGCCACGGAAAAACTGCGATAGAATAACACCAGAGTTGCCTCTAGCGCCCATTAGTAATCCTCTTGATAGAATTTTTGATACATCCACGATAGACTTAGAATCAAGCGCTGATACTTCTTTTACGCCCGCCATCATTGTCATTTGCATGTTTGTACCTGTATCGCCATCCGGTACCGGAAATACGTTTAAGTGATTGATTTCTTGATGATTGTTCTTAAGGTTAATTGCACCGTTGGTTACCATTTTCTTAAATAGTGAACCGCTGACTGTGTTTGCCATTTGTAATCCTCCTGATTAATCAAAATGACTTTAAGGTGATGAAATTTTCGATATATTTAGATCCTTATATTAAGGGTTAAAGGCATTATTAATTATTATTTTTTAAAGGCTTTTTCAGTATATCATGAATATTTTGAAATTGCAACTATATCATGATACGTCTATATTATATCATATTAGAGAGTAAATATTTCAACTATTTTAGAGTGAGAAAAATAACTAAAATGATTTTGCCACTTTATCGCTTAATTGCGCTGTAAAGCCTCATATAATATGAATAATAACTTGTGAATTACTTAATTAGAGATGCGCCTACGCACATGCACATGTGCGGAGTAATTCAGTAGAATACCGAACAATTATCCAATCATCAAATAAACGATGTTGTTTATCAATTAGAAACAAGTGTATGCTATTTTTTATAGTTTTAAC from Paracholeplasma morum encodes:
- a CDS encoding DUF402 domain-containing protein; translated protein: MKPLNVGDAVQIHSYKHNKTLHRIWRTATVIKQTENCLILGNYKTRVIESDGRNWMTKEPAICYFFKDKWFNVIGMLKSDGIYYYCNLSSPYLYDGEAVKYIDYDLDVRVSRDGSLKILDEDEYLKHQLKFRYSDDIKEIVEKELQDLIKMIENKELPFDHSYVMECYELYKEYKNTSKK
- a CDS encoding DAK2 domain-containing protein, giving the protein MANTVSGSLFKKMVTNGAINLKNNHQEINHLNVFPVPDGDTGTNMQMTMMAGVKEVSALDSKSIVDVSKILSRGLLMGARGNSGVILSQFFRGVYSEMAKIKNGSATVDEFIAALVGGYQMAYRAVMTPVEGTILTVVREAAENVLRERPKLKSVEDVLQCYLIQAQRSLDKTPELLPVLKQAGVVDSGGAGFIKIIEGMLLAAQGQTLALKQDVQEVPQHEEGFQGKNIEDFNIEFGYCTEFIVKLHNIQDFDQENLRNTLLQMGDSLVLVQDEELVKVHVHTNQPGVAITLGQKYGDLQTMKVENMRLQHGQVVDSLHEHDHNHDHKEESYQTVKEERSKYGVIAVCFGDGIKQAFKELGVDYIIDGGQTMNPPTEEFIKAVKAVNAENVIILPNNSNVILSAEQTLTLCEDENIRVLKTKSVGQGYASLMVFDNTQEVDDNIESMSEIISNMTTGELTYAVRDTEMNGVKIQKGDFIGISKGNILVSIPNRLEAIKGLLDSIVKETSEIVTLFFGKDVEESEVQLVKEYLLTINEDIEVEIINGKQDIYAYIVAVE
- a CDS encoding aromatic acid exporter family protein, with amino-acid sequence MKPWMIQALKMVFGAFIAIELSELLGLSYSVTAGVIVILSIQKTKRQSINIAIKRVIASLIGLTISVVVFKLLGFELYAFILALFLFVPLAFYLKVDDGIVVTTVLVSHILLGANLSLALNAVYILLVGVIIALLINLYMPSFQKRIELEINSIDQELRNSISDIVNEVKPNFSALSVLIEKAMSRIQRESENKLFSPKDMNIEYVIMRKEQLRVLVEIQNDLFKVIKTEYKHTIIEFLSKVKDGIGKDNMARPLLVSLNNLREEFKTKPLPVTRDEFEERALLFHILHDLETFLQAKVSYHQMVDKTR